A part of Anaeromyxobacter diazotrophicus genomic DNA contains:
- a CDS encoding DUF507 family protein, whose translation MRLYPKVIPTIAREVIQTLMQDGDVEIETLRISDAEMDMAAIMKEYLAAEERVNAATREALERRGYDHSRFNQVKREMADVRGFKMGDEGMEYVIGQMIEFLLISRNVEEVYAEDTSLRKKIFGIFKKHLDVDEEIDREARARLKHLQEGTSAWEVEYNKTVDLLRRSRGLI comes from the coding sequence ATGCGCCTCTACCCCAAGGTGATCCCGACCATCGCACGCGAGGTCATCCAGACCTTGATGCAGGACGGTGACGTCGAGATCGAGACCCTGCGCATCTCGGACGCCGAGATGGACATGGCGGCGATCATGAAGGAGTACCTCGCGGCGGAGGAGCGGGTGAACGCCGCCACGCGCGAGGCGCTGGAGCGCCGGGGCTACGACCACTCCCGCTTCAACCAGGTGAAGCGCGAGATGGCGGACGTCCGCGGCTTCAAGATGGGCGACGAGGGGATGGAGTACGTCATCGGGCAGATGATCGAGTTCCTCCTCATCTCGCGCAACGTGGAGGAGGTCTACGCCGAGGACACCTCCCTCCGGAAGAAGATCTTCGGGATCTTCAAGAAGCACCTCGACGTCGACGAGGAGATCGACCGCGAGGCGCGCGCCCGCCTGAAGCACCTCCAGGAGGGCACGAGCGCCTGGGAGGTCGAGTACAACAAGACCGTCGACCTGCTGCGCCGCTCCCGCGGGTTGATTTAA